One genomic window of Arachis hypogaea cultivar Tifrunner chromosome 8, arahy.Tifrunner.gnm2.J5K5, whole genome shotgun sequence includes the following:
- the LOC112706006 gene encoding uncharacterized protein isoform X1, translating to MFFHLLIYILCSILKARFCFKVSDSLAKRFLLQSLGKKWREHRIKLWNEFYDPRLSKTEIINNTPEDIALDQWALFVEYRLKPETRNLCKRNQEIRQKQIIPHTSGAKSIARRRAELTEEKGKEVSRVQMWDITHKIDGSYVNEKAKEIAEKIEAYSSQQAVESTVNSPLMLFPKNYSKSIKRRINGWRKRRAHIMLL from the exons ATGTTCTTTCATCTGTTAATATATATTCTCTGTTCCATATTAAAGGCTCGATTTTGCTTCAAAGTGAGTGATAGCTTGGCCAAACGATTTCTGCTCCAATCGCTTGGCAAAAAATGGAGGGAACATAGGATAAAGCTTTGGAATGAGTTTTATGATCCGAGGTTGAGTAAAACCGAGATCATAAATAATACACCAGAAGATATTGCTCTTGATCAATGGGCTTTATTCGTAGAATATCGTTTGAAGCCTGAAACTCGG AATCTTTGTAAGAGGAATCAAGAAATTCGGCAAAAACAAATAATTCCTCATACTTCAGGTGCTAAATCAATTGCAAGAAGAAGGGCTGAATTG ACGGAAGAGAAGGGAAAAGAAGTTAGTAGGGTTCAAATGTGGGACATCACTCACAAAATAGATGGAAGTTATGTTAATGAAAAGGCTAAAGAAATAGCG GAGAAGATTGAAGCATATAGCAGTCAACAAGCGGTGGAATCAACCGTTAATTCTCCTCTTA TGCTCTTTCCCAAAAACTACTCCAAGAGCATCAAGAGGAGAATTAATGGTTGGAGGAAGAGAAGAGCCCATATAATGTTGTTGTAG
- the LOC112706006 gene encoding uncharacterized protein isoform X3: MFFHLLIYILCSILKARFCFKVSDSLAKRFLLQSLGKKWREHRIKLWNEFYDPRLSKTEIINNTPEDIALDQWALFVEYRLKPETRNLCKRNQEIRQKQIIPHTSGAKSIARRRAELTEEKGKEVSRVQMWDITHKIDGSYVNEKAKEIAEKIEAYSSQQAVESTVNSPRASRGELMVGGREEPI; the protein is encoded by the exons ATGTTCTTTCATCTGTTAATATATATTCTCTGTTCCATATTAAAGGCTCGATTTTGCTTCAAAGTGAGTGATAGCTTGGCCAAACGATTTCTGCTCCAATCGCTTGGCAAAAAATGGAGGGAACATAGGATAAAGCTTTGGAATGAGTTTTATGATCCGAGGTTGAGTAAAACCGAGATCATAAATAATACACCAGAAGATATTGCTCTTGATCAATGGGCTTTATTCGTAGAATATCGTTTGAAGCCTGAAACTCGG AATCTTTGTAAGAGGAATCAAGAAATTCGGCAAAAACAAATAATTCCTCATACTTCAGGTGCTAAATCAATTGCAAGAAGAAGGGCTGAATTG ACGGAAGAGAAGGGAAAAGAAGTTAGTAGGGTTCAAATGTGGGACATCACTCACAAAATAGATGGAAGTTATGTTAATGAAAAGGCTAAAGAAATAGCG GAGAAGATTGAAGCATATAGCAGTCAACAAGCGGTGGAATCAACCGTTAATT CTCCAAGAGCATCAAGAGGAGAATTAATGGTTGGAGGAAGAGAAGAGCCCATATAA
- the LOC112706006 gene encoding uncharacterized protein isoform X2 — protein MFFHLLIYILCSILKARFCFKVSDSLAKRFLLQSLGKKWREHRIKLWNEFYDPRLSKTEIINNTPEDIALDQWALFVEYRLKPETRNLCKRNQEIRQKQIIPHTSGAKSIARRRAELTEEKGKEVSRVQMWDITHKIDGSYVNEKAKEIAIEAYSSQQAVESTVNSPLMLFPKNYSKSIKRRINGWRKRRAHIMLL, from the exons ATGTTCTTTCATCTGTTAATATATATTCTCTGTTCCATATTAAAGGCTCGATTTTGCTTCAAAGTGAGTGATAGCTTGGCCAAACGATTTCTGCTCCAATCGCTTGGCAAAAAATGGAGGGAACATAGGATAAAGCTTTGGAATGAGTTTTATGATCCGAGGTTGAGTAAAACCGAGATCATAAATAATACACCAGAAGATATTGCTCTTGATCAATGGGCTTTATTCGTAGAATATCGTTTGAAGCCTGAAACTCGG AATCTTTGTAAGAGGAATCAAGAAATTCGGCAAAAACAAATAATTCCTCATACTTCAGGTGCTAAATCAATTGCAAGAAGAAGGGCTGAATTG ACGGAAGAGAAGGGAAAAGAAGTTAGTAGGGTTCAAATGTGGGACATCACTCACAAAATAGATGGAAGTTATGTTAATGAAAAGGCTAAAGAAATAGCG ATTGAAGCATATAGCAGTCAACAAGCGGTGGAATCAACCGTTAATTCTCCTCTTA TGCTCTTTCCCAAAAACTACTCCAAGAGCATCAAGAGGAGAATTAATGGTTGGAGGAAGAGAAGAGCCCATATAATGTTGTTGTAG
- the LOC112706006 gene encoding uncharacterized protein isoform X4, protein MFFHLLIYILCSILKARFCFKVSDSLAKRFLLQSLGKKWREHRIKLWNEFYDPRLSKTEIINNTPEDIALDQWALFVEYRLKPETRNLCKRNQEIRQKQIIPHTSGAKSIARRRAELTEEKGKEVSRVQMWDITHKIDGSYVNEKAKEIAIEAYSSQQAVESTVNSPRASRGELMVGGREEPI, encoded by the exons ATGTTCTTTCATCTGTTAATATATATTCTCTGTTCCATATTAAAGGCTCGATTTTGCTTCAAAGTGAGTGATAGCTTGGCCAAACGATTTCTGCTCCAATCGCTTGGCAAAAAATGGAGGGAACATAGGATAAAGCTTTGGAATGAGTTTTATGATCCGAGGTTGAGTAAAACCGAGATCATAAATAATACACCAGAAGATATTGCTCTTGATCAATGGGCTTTATTCGTAGAATATCGTTTGAAGCCTGAAACTCGG AATCTTTGTAAGAGGAATCAAGAAATTCGGCAAAAACAAATAATTCCTCATACTTCAGGTGCTAAATCAATTGCAAGAAGAAGGGCTGAATTG ACGGAAGAGAAGGGAAAAGAAGTTAGTAGGGTTCAAATGTGGGACATCACTCACAAAATAGATGGAAGTTATGTTAATGAAAAGGCTAAAGAAATAGCG ATTGAAGCATATAGCAGTCAACAAGCGGTGGAATCAACCGTTAATT CTCCAAGAGCATCAAGAGGAGAATTAATGGTTGGAGGAAGAGAAGAGCCCATATAA
- the LOC112706005 gene encoding magnesium dechelatase SGRL, chloroplastic, whose translation MACNCVYNNNVLSFSQTTPRTMFTTTNTIPTIISKPFSSNRCSRPFILSSITNSTPSYNTLVSEAVRLLVPPARFEASKLKVVLLEDQINKYASFIPRTYILSHCDFTANLTLTVSNVINLEQLRGWYEKDDVVAEWKKVKNEMCLHVHCFVSGPNPFLDLAAEFRYHIFSKEMPLVLKAIQYGDSALFDEHPELLDSIVRVYFHSSSKKYNRMECWGPLKDAIEGKQVDEFQGLIERDSPSVKWQSPKSIFQALFAFLL comes from the exons ATGGCATGTAACTGTGTTTACAACAACAATGTCCTCTCATTCTCACAAACCACACCAAGAACAATgttcaccaccaccaacaccattCCTACAATCATCTCAAAGCCATTTTCTTCCAATAGATGCAGCAGACCCTTTATCTTGTCTTCTATAACAAATTCTACTCCATCCTACAACACCCTTGTTTCTGAG GCTGTTAGACTCTTGGTTCCTCCGGCAAGATTTGAAGCTTCAAAACTTAAGGTAGTTTTATTGGAGGATCAGATAAACAAATATGCAAGTTTTATTCCGAGAACCTACATTCTATCGCATTGCGACTTCACAGCTAATCTGACTTTAACAGTCTCCAATGTGATCAATCTTGAGCAG TTGAGAGGGTGGTATGAGAAGGATGATGTTGTAGCTGAATGGAAGAAAGTGAAAAATGAGATGTGCTTACATGTTCATTGCTTTGTCAGTGGTCCCAATCCCTTCCTGGATTTGGCTGCAGAATTCAGATATCACATATTCTCCAAGGAAATGCCTTTG GTACTCAAAGCAATTCAGTATGGAGATTCTGCGCTTTTCGATGAACATCCTGAATTGCTGGATTCTATAGTTCGCGTGTATTTTCATTCTAGCTCCAAAAAATACAACAGAATGGAATGTTGGGGACCTCTAAAGGATGCTATAGAG GGAAAGCAAGTGGATGAGTTCCAAGGGCTAATAGAAAGAGATAGTCCTTCAGTAAAGTGGCAGAGTCCAAAGTCCATCTTCCAAGCTCTTTTTGCTTTTCTTCTATGA
- the LOC112706007 gene encoding probable methyltransferase PMT25 — MALGKNFRGEGRKSTNYYSTVFVAVFVGFCLVGIWIVMSFIVPFQNTIVQAPETVNEGKHIVNNNASTHFEDSLGDIPVESTKVNSQTQKTESESQPENEGDRKGVEKVSEDSPEENKQEVVRDSSGQSSEKNDLEKELDGNLNSESESNKSTDNNLGAERNIGEATDQEEKFGEAEEDKTENHGHSETKQSTGESNLESHVNNKVSKEAFLAGTQPETLTEVATENGTWLTQAAESQHEKESQKSSASVDNSKYDWKLCKTSAGSEYIPCLDNVKAIRMLRSIKHYEHRERHCPNEAPTCLVPLPEGYQIPIRWPQSREKIWFNNAPHTKLVEVKGHQNWVKVTGEYLTFPGGGTQFKNGALHYIEFIQKSLRNIAWGKRSRVILDVGCGVASFGGYLFEKDVLTMSFAPKDVHEAQVQFALERGIPATLGVMGTKRLPYPGSVFDLIHCARCRVPWHIEGGKLLLELNRVLRPGGYFVWSATPVYQKDPEDVGIWKDMVEITKSMCWDLVVIGKDKLNGVAAAIYRKPTDNECYNRRPKNEPPICDESDDPNKAWNVSLQNCMHKVQVGASERGSVWPEQWPLRLEKPPYWLNSQAGVYGREASVEFTADYKHWKNVISHSYLNGMGINWASIRNIMDMNAAYGGFAAALKNWKVWVMNVVPFDFPDTLPIIYERGLFGIYHDWCESFSTYPRSYDLLHADSLLSKLNDRCKIVAVIAEVDRMLRPEGYLIVRDNVETTSEIESIAKSLHWDIRFTYSKGDEGLLCIQKTFWRPTKVETIAAAIV, encoded by the exons ATGGCTCTGGGGAAGAATTTTCGAGGTGAAGGGAGGAAGTCAACGAACTACTATTCGACAGTTTTTGTGGCTGTGTTTGTTGGCTTTTGCTTAGTTGGTATATGGATTGTAATGTCATTCATTGTTCCATTCCAGAACACAATTGTACAGGCACCTGAGACTGTTAATGAGGGGAAACATATAGTAAATAACAATGCTTCTACACATTTTGAAGATAGTTTAGGTGATATACCTGTAGAATCAACAAAGGTCAATAGCCAGACCCAAAAAACTGAGAGTGAAAGCCAGCCGGAAAATGAGGGTGACAGAAAAGGAGTTGAAAAAGTGTCTGAggattcacctgaagaaaacaagCAAGAGGTTGTTAGGGATAGCTCAGGTCAGTCGAGTGAAAAAAACGATTTAGAGAAGGAATTGGATGGAAACTTAAATTCAGAATCTGAAAGTAACAAGAGCACAGATAACAATCTAGGAGCAGAAAGAAATATTGGTGAAGCCACAGATCAAGAAGAGAAGTTTGGTGAGGCCGAGGAGGATAAAACCGAGAATCATGGGCATTCGGAGACCAAACAAAGTACTGGAGAGAGTAACTTGGAAAGCCATGTAAACAACAAAGTTTCAAAAGAAGCCTTTCTGGCTGGTACTCAGCCTGAAACATTAACTGAAGTTGCAACTGAAAATGGAACTTGGTTGACTCAAGCTGCAGAGTCACAGCATGAGAAGGAATCGCAAAAGTCTTCGGCTTCTGTGGACAACAGCAAATATGACTGGAAACTGTGTAAGACAAGTGCAGGATCAGAGTACATACCATGCCTTGACAATGTGAAAGCTATTAGGATGCTTCGAAGTATAAAACACTATGAACATCGAGAGAGGCACTGTCCTAATGAAGCACCAACATGTCTTGTTCCTCTACCTGAGGGCTATCAAATCCCAATTAGGTGGCCTCAAAGCAGGGAAAAA ATTTGGTTTAACAATGCTCCACATACTAAGCTTGTAGAAGTTAAGGGGCATCAAAATTGGGTCAAAGTTACAGGGGAATACCTCACTTTTCCTGGTGGTGGAACTCAGTTTAAAAATGGTGCTCTTCATTACATTGAGTTCATTCAGAAG TCTCTTCGTAACATTGCATGGGGGAAGAGAAGTCGAGTGATACTGGACGTCGGGTGTGGTGTAGCCAGCTTTGGAGGCTATCTGTTTGAAAAAGATGTTCTTACCATGTCCTTTGCTCCCAAAGATGTGCATGAGGCACAGGTACAGTTTGCATTGGAACGTGGAATTCCCGCCACATTAGGCGTCATGGGCACCAAAAGATTGCCTTACCCTGGTTCTGTGTTTGACCTTATCCACTGTGCACGCTGTAGAGTCCCATGGCACATAGAAG GGGGCAAGCTACTCTTAGAGCTTAATCGTGTATTGCGACCGGGAGGTTACTTTGTCTGGTCTGCTACTCCTGTGTATCAAAAGGATCCGGAAGATGTTGGAATTTGGAAAG ATATGGTTGAAATTACAAAGTCAATGTGCTGGGATCTGGTGGTAATTGGAAAGGACAAATTGAATGGAGTGGCAGCAGCAATATATAGAAAACCAACTGATAATGAATGCTACAATAGGAGACCGAAGAATGAACCACCGATATGTGATGAATCTGATGATCCAAATAAAGCCTG GAATGTATCACTACAGAATTGTATGCACAAAGTGCAAGTAGGTGCCTCGGAACGTGGATCGGTTTGGCCTGAGCAATGGCCACTGAGGTTGGAGAAACCACCTTACTGGTTAAACTCTCAAGCTGGTGTTTATGGAAGAGAAGCATCAGTGGAATTCACTGCAGATTACAAGCACTGGAAGAATGTTATTTCCCACTCATATTTGAATGGAATGGGAATAAATTGGGCTTCAATAAGAAACATCATGGACATGAATGCTGCTTATGGAGG GTTTGCGGCAGCTCTAAAAAATTGGAAGGTTTGGGTAATGAATGTTGTTCCGTTTGATTTTCCAGACACACTTCCAATAATCTATGAGCGTGGATTATTCGGAATTTATCATGATTGGTGTGAATCATTCAGTACCTACCCTAGATCTTATGATCTTCTACATGCTGATTCTTTATTATCAAAACTTAATGACAG ATGCAAGATAGTAGCAGTGATTGCAGAAGTTGATAGGATGCTGAGACCAGAAGGATACTTGATTGTGAGGGACAATGTCGAAACAACAAGCGAGATAGAGAGCATAGCTAAGTCTCTACACTGGGATATTCGGTTCACCTATTCGAAAGGCGACGAGGGACTACTTTGCATTCAGAAGACATTCTGGCGTCCAACAAAGGTTGAAACTATTGCAGCAGCTATTGTCTGA
- the LOC112704973 gene encoding wall-associated receptor kinase 3-like encodes MTILNVSILALFLASFNAYCGLKKRKLNKLKEQFFQQLFAEEKGSIETAKIFSIEELKKATNNFDEGKILGRGGYGIVYKGLLQDNTTVAIKKSKISDRSQIEQFINEVVILTQINHTNVVKLLGCCLETQVPLLVYEFIQGGTLDDHLHGQNQSLKLNWKTRLRIAAETAGALAYLHSATCPPIIHRDVKTTNILLDHNLKAKVSDFGASKIVPLDKTELSTMVQGTVGYLDPEYFHTSHLTEKSDVYSFGVVLAELLTGRKALCFELPEEDRNLAMYISSMNMNLLLHILDGAIIDEAKLEQLMEFGNIAKRCLE; translated from the exons atgaCTA TTCTCAATGTAAGCATCTTAGCGCTATTCTTGGCGAGCTTCAATGCGTATTGCGGATTGAAGAAAAGAAAGCTCAACAAACTGAAAGAACAATTTTTTCAACAATTATTTGCCGAAGAGAAAGGTTCAATTGAAACAGCTAAAATCTTTAGCATAGAAGAGCTAAAGAAGGCCACTAACAACTTTGATGAAGGCAAGATCTTAGGCCGAGGAGGCTATGGAATAGTTTACAAAGGATTATTACAAGACAACACAACTGTTGCAATCAAAAAGTCCAAAATCAGTGACCGAAGCCAGATTGAACAATTCATCAATGAGGTGGTTATACTTACCCAAATCAACCATACAAATGTGGTTAAACTTTTGGGGTGTTGCTTAGAGACACAAGTTCCATTGCTTGTTTATGAATTCATTCAAGGTGGTACTCTTGATGATCATCTTCATGGTCAGAACCAATCTTTAAAGCTTAACTGGAAAACAAGATTGAGAATAGCAGCAGAAACTGCTGGGGCTTTGGCATACTTGCATTCTGCTACTTGTCCACCAATTATACATAGAGATGTTAAAACTACCAACATACTTCTTGATCATAATCTCAAAGCAAAGGTTTCTGATTTCGGAGCTTCAAAGATTGTTCCTCTTGATAAAACCGAACTATCCACCATGGTGCAAGGGACTGTGGGGTATCTAGACCCTGAATACTTCCACACAAGCCACTTAACAGAAAAGAGTGATGTGTATAGTTTCGGAGTTGTTCTAGCAGAGTTACTTACAGGACGAAAAGCACTTTGTTTTGAGCTGCCTGAGGAGGATAGAAACCTTGCAATGTACATTTCTTCGATGAATATGAATCTTCTACTTCACATTCTGGACGGAGCCATAATTGATGAGGCAAAGCTCGAGCAACTAATGGAATTTGGGAATATCGCAAAACGATGTTTGGAATAA